GAAGCCCCCGCCACGCTGGCAGAACCGGCGGACACCGGAGCGCCGGGTCCCCTAAACCGCCCCGGTGTCGGCCGGTCCTGCCGGTGTGGCGTGAGCCCCCGTGGGGAACGAAAAACACGAGCTCGCCCCCCTCCGCCCTCTCCTCCCGGCGATTTCGTTGCCGCCCAATGTCCCCCCCCTCGGCCCCGGTACCGCTCCCGCACCCGCGCCCCGCACCGGAGCGCGCATCCCGGCTGCGAGAGGGATGCGCGGTAGCAGCGCATCCCCGATTTCGATGGGGTCCCTCCGCCGCTCCCCCCGGGCTCCTCTTTTCGTTACCGCCCGCTCCCCACGCAAACTTTCAACGAGCATCGCTCCCCCCGGGATGGCGGCACCGCGAGaggcgggcgcgggggggggacacgggggcgCGGAGCCCCATGCAGGTGCGGCGCGGGGCTGATCCCCGTTCTTACCTCGGGCAGCCCGGGCGGGTCCCCGCTCGGTGGCGGCCCCCAcgccctccccccccccccctcctgctccctccccgtTCCGCCGTGCCTTAAAGCCGCGCCGTGATTGACTGGAGCGCATCGGTGATTGACGGCGGCGGGGTCCCGGAGGCCGTTAATGTAAATATGCTGGTGCTAAGTGGGTGTGTCTTCCCGTTATTTTAGCTGTCACCGGATCAATGTGCAGCGTCTCCAAGTACGGATCCGGATCCTCCCTCGGTGGCGCGGCTGGTCACTCGCTCTTGTTGCATCTCGCCCGGGCGgacgcggcggcggcggggcgggcggcggccccgAGGCGTCGGTGAAGGGCGCgcccgctgcccgcccgccccgcgccccgcagCTTCGGCTGCCCCGGGAACGGGCTCGGTGCGGAAGGGCCCCCCCGGCCGATGGCGGCCCCGGCTCCGGGCTGCGGCCCCTAGTCCCGAGCAGAGCCTGCACGTCCAGCCGGGCTCCGCGGCGCGGTGAGTGCGAGCGGGCGACggaggaggggatggggatgaggtggggggggggggggggcggaaaGCGGGGCGCGTTTTCGGGAGTCGCTCCCCGTTATTTTGTGTAATTACCACGGAAGCGGCTTAAGCACCGGGAGCCTTCCCAGCTAAGCCAATTTGCCTGGCTCGCTGCTGCCCTTCTGCTACGTGCGGCGGGTGctgcccgccccggcccctAATCCGCCCGCGCCTAATCGCCTGCCGGGGACACGACAAAGGGGCTCCGGGCcaccgcgcccgccgccccgctccgcccgcggGCACCGAGCGCCAAGTTTGGGCCCGCCCGCTCCGGCCCGGGGCTCGGGCCCCCGGGACGCCCTGGCCGCATCCTCCGGCGCGTTTCGTTGGAGCCCGCCCGGAGCCCGCCGCAAaccggcacggcacggcccggcgAGCCGGCACAAAGGAAAGGGACGCGGCACCTCCCGGGGACTCGGCGAGGGAGGAAGCGGAGGTGGTGACCCCCCCAGGATGCCCTTGCCCCGGGCTCCCGGGGCCGCTCAGACGCGGGGCCGCGCCCGGCGGGCGGATGCGGCGGCGCTCGGTACCGGCGGCCGCGGCGCGGGGGATGCGCTCCGGCCCCGCCAGACCCCTCCGGTCGGGGAGGGTCCTGCGGCAGCGCCCGAGGGGCTCCCGGTCGGGGCCGGTGGCGCCGAACGAGGAGCGGCTGGGCCGCGCGGCGGGGATCGGCCGGGCCGCGGAGCGggccccgggagcggcgggccgggagcggcggcggggccccgGGAGCGCCTCTAACCTGCGCCTTTCCCCGATTTTGTTTTGCAGGGGCGTTTGGGGGGGGAATGGAGGCGATCGCCAGTCAGATGGGAAATGGGAGAGATGCAAGCTCCTCCCCAAATTCAAAGCAAGAGCTGCAGCCGTACCAGGGCTCCAATACCCTCAAGCCCAACCAAGTGGGTGAGACCTCCCTGTACGGCGTGCCCATCGTGTCCCTGGTCATCGACGGGCAGGAGCGGCTCTGCCTGGCGCAGATCTCCAACACGCTGCTCAAGAACTACAGCTACAATGAGATCCACAACCGGCGGGTGGCCCTGGGCATCACCTGCGTGCAGTGCACGCCGGTGCAGCTGGAGATCCTGCGGCGGGCCGGGGCCATGCCCATCTCCTCCCGCCGCTGCGGCATGATCACCAAGAGGGAGGCGGAGCGGCTCTGCAAGTCCTTCCTGGGCGAGCACAAGCCGCCCAAGCTGCCCGAGAACTTCGCCTTCGACGTGGTGCACGAGTGCGCCTGGGGCTCCCGGGGCAGCTTCATCCCGGCCCGCTACAACAGCTCCCGCGCCAAGTGCATCAAGTGCAGCTACTGCAGCATGTACTTCTCGCCCAACAAGTTCATCTTCCACTCCCACCGCACCCCGGACTCCAAGTACACCCAGCCCGACGCCGCCAACTTCAACTCCTGGCGCCGCCACCTCAAGCTCAGCGACAAGACGGCCACGGAGGAGCTGTCGCACGCCTGGGAGGATGTCAAGGCCATGTTCAACGGCGGCACCCGCAAGCGGACCTTCTCCCTGCAAGGGGCGGCCGCcggcgggcccggggccggcTCCCCCGCCGCCAAGGCCGCCCTGcacccgccgccgcccgccggccCCGAGCTCGCCCCGGCGCACAAGAGCCTCCGGTGCAGCGGGCAGGAGGCGGCGGGCGAGCGCGGCGCACTGGGGCTGGCGGCGGCGcacggcggggccgcgggcgcgCACAGCGGGGCGGGCGCGGTGCGCAGCTACCCGGTGATCCCGGTGCCCAGCAAGGGCTTCGggatgctgcagaagctgccgccgccgctctTCCCCCATCCCTACGGCTTCCCCGCCGCCGCGTTCGGACTGTGCCCCAAGAAGCAGGAGGAGGCGCtgggcggcgcggggggcggcgaGGCGGGCAAGGGCGGCGCGCTGCCCCCCGGTATGTTCTGGGGGCCCCCGCACCCCCACCCGCACCAGCCGGCCCAGCCGCCCCACCAGCCCGGCGCCGCCAAGGACACCGGCGTCTACCCCTCGTTCCCCGTGTTCTGGCCGGCCGCCGGCAGCCTGCCCGTGCCGCCCTACCCCGCGCAGAGCCCGGCCAAGGCGGCCGCCACCGCCGTggtggtggcggcggcggcagcggcggcggcggcggcggccgagccggcggggctggcggggcGGCACGGGGAGCTGGAGGGCTCGGAGCCCTCGGGCAGCGGCCGGAGCAGCGCCACCCCCCAGGAGGGCGCGGGCGCGGAGGGCGAGCGCTGCCCCAGCGCCCTGTCgcgggcggcgggcgaggaggaGCGCTCCGGGGACGAGGCGCTGCTCGCCCCGCTGCCGCTGCCCAGGAAGGGCAGTTACCTGTCCGCCTTCCGCCCCGTGGTGAAGGACGCCGAGAGCATCGCCAAGCTCTACGGCACCCGCGAGGCGTTCGGCGGCGCgggcccccgcggccccggctaCCTCTCGCCGGACTTCCTCAGCGAGGGCAGCTCCAGCTACCGCTCGCTGTCCCCCGGGGGGGACACGGCCGAGGAGCCCGAGGTGGACGTGGAGTCCAACCGCTTCccggaggacgaggaggaggaagccGCCGCCGTCCCCGCCGTGGCCCCCGCCGAgggccgggagccgccgccgccgcggctgCTGGCCGGGCCcgaggagccgccgccgcccgccggcgCCGACGGGCCCGAGGAGAAGACGGGCGAGGCGGGCGCGCAGGAGGGCGGCCAGGCCCCCGACGGCAGCCCCGAgcggagcagcagcagcggcgcCTACGaggtgcggggccgggggggaTCTGCCCTCTGGGGTCCCCGCGGGGCCGCCCGCGGTCCTGACTCGCTCTTTTGTAGGTGTTCGCGCCGGAGAGGGGGGAGCACCTGCAGC
The window above is part of the Corvus hawaiiensis isolate bCorHaw1 chromosome 13, bCorHaw1.pri.cur, whole genome shotgun sequence genome. Proteins encoded here:
- the SKOR1 gene encoding SKI family transcriptional corepressor 1, which encodes MEAIASQMGNGRDASSSPNSKQELQPYQGSNTLKPNQVGETSLYGVPIVSLVIDGQERLCLAQISNTLLKNYSYNEIHNRRVALGITCVQCTPVQLEILRRAGAMPISSRRCGMITKREAERLCKSFLGEHKPPKLPENFAFDVVHECAWGSRGSFIPARYNSSRAKCIKCSYCSMYFSPNKFIFHSHRTPDSKYTQPDAANFNSWRRHLKLSDKTATEELSHAWEDVKAMFNGGTRKRTFSLQGAAAGGPGAGSPAAKAALHPPPPAGPELAPAHKSLRCSGQEAAGERGALGLAAAHGGAAGAHSGAGAVRSYPVIPVPSKGFGMLQKLPPPLFPHPYGFPAAAFGLCPKKQEEALGGAGGGEAGKGGALPPGMFWGPPHPHPHQPAQPPHQPGAAKDTGVYPSFPVFWPAAGSLPVPPYPAQSPAKAAATAVVVAAAAAAAAAAAEPAGLAGRHGELEGSEPSGSGRSSATPQEGAGAEGERCPSALSRAAGEEERSGDEALLAPLPLPRKGSYLSAFRPVVKDAESIAKLYGTREAFGGAGPRGPGYLSPDFLSEGSSSYRSLSPGGDTAEEPEVDVESNRFPEDEEEEAAAVPAVAPAEGREPPPPRLLAGPEEPPPPAGADGPEEKTGEAGAQEGGQAPDGSPERSSSSGAYEVFAPERGEHLQPLKPAASLGAPAAFLCTPEAKEQDKEDNHSAAEDLETRKSYQDQRNVSHPSPVNTDRGEEGLAMDVTGTQLVEKDIENLARDELQKLVLEQMELRKKLERDFQSLKDNFQDQMKRELAYREEMVQQLQIVRDTLCNELDQERKARYAIQQKLKEAHDALHHFSCKMLTPRHCTGNCSFKPPLLPQ